A part of Bacillus thuringiensis genomic DNA contains:
- a CDS encoding TerC family protein produces MDFLSTEYLSALLAIIVIDLVLAGDNAIVIGLAARRLPKDQQKKVIIWGTIGAIAIRALATLVVVWLLKIPGLLLIGGVLLIWIAYKLIAEGKDHDIKAEEGFWSAIKTIIIADALMGIDNVLAVAGAAHGNFSLVIIGLLVSIPVVVWGSTLILKWVDRFPVIITIGAAVLAYTAAKMIVDEKWFAGFFESNPFIKWAFIIIIIAGVVFFGKMKQKTKDVSI; encoded by the coding sequence ATGGATTTTCTTTCAACCGAATATTTGTCAGCCTTACTGGCCATCATTGTAATCGATTTAGTATTAGCCGGTGATAATGCCATTGTAATTGGATTAGCAGCAAGGCGATTACCGAAAGATCAACAAAAGAAAGTGATTATATGGGGAACTATCGGGGCAATCGCGATTAGAGCCCTCGCTACCTTAGTTGTCGTTTGGTTATTAAAAATACCAGGGCTACTTCTAATTGGTGGTGTACTCCTTATATGGATTGCTTACAAATTAATTGCTGAAGGCAAAGATCATGATATTAAGGCCGAAGAAGGATTTTGGTCTGCTATTAAAACCATTATCATTGCTGATGCATTAATGGGAATTGATAATGTACTCGCTGTTGCGGGAGCTGCGCATGGCAATTTTTCTTTAGTCATCATTGGACTATTAGTGTCCATTCCAGTAGTAGTATGGGGTAGTACATTAATTTTAAAATGGGTGGACCGATTCCCTGTCATCATTACAATCGGAGCAGCTGTCTTAGCTTATACTGCCGCGAAAATGATTGTAGATGAAAAATGGTTCGCTGGATTTTTCGAAAGTAACCCTTTTATAAAATGGGCCTTTATCATTATTATCATTGCCGGTGTAGTATTCTTTGGTAAGATGAAACAAAAAACGAAAGATGTTTCTATATAA
- a CDS encoding LTA synthase family protein: protein MKQFLLKSKSVLSNHFGFFLFAVILFWLKTYAAYVTEFNLGISNTIQKFLLFFNPLSSAVLFLGLALFAKGKRAYIWLIVINLLMSILLYANVVYYRFFSDFITFPTLTQTNNFGDLGGSIFALLHGYDPLYFLDTIILIVLVATKFVNPKPMRVAKHKLSLVFVAGILLFSINLGLAESDRPELLTRTFDRNYIVKYLGAYNYTIYDGIQSAKASTERALADGDNMTEVRNYLASTYASPNPEYFGKGKGMNVIYIHLESFQNFLIDYKLNGQEVTPFLNSFTKDANTLYFDNFFHQTGQGKTSDAEFMLENSMFGLPQGSVFTNKAHNTYQSAPAILGQQGYTSAVFHGNYKTFWNRDDIYKSFGFNKFFDASYYDMNEKDVVNYGLKDKPFFNESIPLLQTLKQPFYTKFITLSNHFPYPIDKEEATIEPAKTGDSSVDTYFQTARYLDESVKGFMDYLKQSGLYDNSIIVMYGDHYGISDNHGAAMSQVMGKEMNSFENAQLQRVPLIIRVPGMKGGVQHQYGGEIDVLPTLLHLLGTDTKNYVQFGSDLLSPEHKQVVPFRNGNYVSPTVTALNGKYYDTATGNPVELTDEIKQNEQMVQKSLKYSDQVVNGDLLRFYTPEGFTPVDRSKYNYNHRDKNKTKVKTTEDGETK from the coding sequence ATGAAACAATTCTTATTAAAAAGTAAAAGTGTGCTAAGCAATCATTTTGGATTCTTTCTGTTTGCCGTTATTTTATTTTGGCTCAAAACATATGCAGCTTATGTAACGGAATTTAATTTAGGAATTTCAAACACAATCCAAAAATTCTTGCTGTTTTTCAACCCGCTTAGTTCAGCAGTTCTATTTTTAGGGCTTGCATTATTCGCAAAGGGGAAACGTGCTTACATTTGGTTAATTGTTATTAATTTGTTAATGTCTATACTTTTATACGCAAACGTAGTATATTATCGTTTTTTCAGCGACTTTATTACGTTCCCGACATTAACACAAACGAATAACTTTGGAGATTTAGGCGGTAGTATTTTTGCATTACTACACGGATATGATCCATTATACTTCTTAGACACAATCATTTTAATTGTTTTAGTTGCAACAAAATTTGTAAATCCTAAACCGATGCGTGTTGCGAAACATAAATTATCACTAGTATTTGTAGCAGGTATTTTATTATTCAGCATTAACTTAGGTCTTGCAGAATCTGATCGTCCTGAATTATTAACAAGAACATTTGACCGTAATTATATTGTGAAATATTTAGGGGCATACAACTATACGATTTATGATGGTATTCAAAGTGCGAAAGCATCAACAGAACGGGCGTTAGCTGACGGAGATAATATGACAGAGGTTAGAAATTATCTAGCATCAACATATGCAAGTCCAAACCCTGAGTACTTTGGTAAAGGAAAAGGAATGAACGTAATTTATATTCATTTAGAGTCATTCCAAAACTTTTTAATTGATTATAAATTAAATGGGCAAGAAGTTACACCGTTCTTAAACTCATTTACAAAAGATGCGAATACGTTATACTTTGATAACTTCTTCCATCAAACAGGACAAGGTAAAACATCTGATGCAGAGTTCATGCTAGAAAACTCAATGTTTGGATTACCACAAGGATCTGTTTTTACAAATAAAGCTCATAACACGTATCAATCAGCACCAGCTATTTTAGGTCAACAAGGATACACATCAGCAGTGTTCCACGGTAACTATAAAACATTCTGGAACCGTGATGATATTTATAAATCATTTGGTTTTAATAAATTCTTTGATGCGTCATACTACGATATGAACGAAAAAGATGTAGTAAACTATGGATTAAAAGATAAGCCGTTCTTTAATGAATCTATTCCGTTATTACAAACATTGAAACAACCGTTCTATACGAAGTTCATTACGTTATCGAACCATTTCCCTTATCCGATTGATAAAGAGGAAGCGACGATTGAACCAGCTAAAACAGGTGATTCATCAGTAGATACGTATTTCCAAACAGCACGTTATTTAGATGAATCTGTAAAAGGATTCATGGATTATTTGAAACAATCTGGTTTATACGATAACTCAATTATCGTTATGTACGGTGACCATTACGGTATTTCCGATAATCATGGTGCAGCAATGTCTCAAGTAATGGGTAAAGAAATGAACTCATTTGAAAATGCACAACTGCAACGTGTACCATTAATCATTCGTGTCCCAGGAATGAAGGGCGGCGTACAACATCAATACGGCGGAGAAATTGATGTTCTTCCGACACTATTACACTTACTAGGTACAGATACGAAAAATTATGTCCAGTTCGGATCAGATTTATTATCACCAGAGCATAAACAAGTTGTTCCATTCCGTAACGGTAACTACGTAAGTCCAACAGTTACTGCACTGAACGGAAAATACTATGATACAGCGACTGGTAACCCTGTTGAATTAACAGACGAAATAAAACAAAATGAACAAATGGTTCAAAAATCACTGAAATACTCTGACCAAGTCGTAAACGGTGACTTATTACGATTCTATACACCGGAAGGATTTACGCCGGTAGATCGTTCGAAGTACAACTATAACCATCGTGATAAAAATAAAACGAAGGTAAAGACGACTGAAGACGGGGAAACGAAATAA
- a CDS encoding ABC-F family ATP-binding cassette domain-containing protein, translated as MITVSNVSLRFADRKLFEDVNIKFTPGNCYGLIGANGAGKSTFLKILSGEIEQSTGDIHITPGERLAVLKQNHFEYEEFPVLETVIMGHTQLYKVMQEKNAIYMKEDFSDEDGMRAAELEGEFAELNGWEAESEAAILLKGLGIGEDVHDKKLSELTGAEKVKVLLAQALFGKPDILLLDEPTNHLDLKAIQWLENFLMNFENTVIVVSHDRHFLNKVCTHMADLDFGKIQLYVGNYDFWYESSQLALKLTQDANKKKEEKVKELQNFIARFSSNASKAKQATSRKKLLDKITLDDIRPSSRRYPFVGFTPEREIGNDLLTVEGLSKTIDGEKVLDNVYFTLNKGDKVAFIGRNDIAMTTLFKILMGEMEPDSGSFKWGVTTSQSYFPRDNSKYFENSDSNLVDWLRQFSPQDESESFLRGFLGRMLFSGEEVKKNVSVLSGGEKVRCMLSKMMLSGANVITLDDPTNHLDLESITALNNGLIAFKGTMLFTSHDHQFVQTIANRIIEVTPNGVVDKEATYDEFLENEELQKQVDAMYKGQ; from the coding sequence ATGATTACAGTAAGTAACGTTAGTTTGCGTTTCGCGGATCGCAAATTATTTGAAGATGTTAACATAAAATTCACGCCAGGTAATTGCTACGGTTTAATCGGAGCGAACGGTGCTGGTAAATCAACATTTCTAAAGATTTTATCTGGAGAAATCGAACAATCAACAGGTGACATACATATTACGCCAGGTGAGCGTCTAGCAGTATTAAAACAGAACCACTTCGAATATGAAGAGTTCCCAGTATTAGAAACAGTAATTATGGGTCACACACAACTTTATAAAGTAATGCAAGAGAAAAACGCCATTTACATGAAAGAAGACTTTAGTGATGAAGATGGTATGCGTGCTGCTGAACTTGAAGGTGAGTTCGCTGAGCTTAACGGTTGGGAAGCAGAATCAGAAGCTGCAATCCTTCTTAAAGGTTTAGGTATTGGTGAAGATGTTCATGATAAGAAATTGTCAGAATTAACTGGGGCAGAGAAAGTAAAAGTATTACTTGCTCAAGCTTTATTCGGTAAACCTGACATTCTATTACTAGATGAGCCTACCAACCACTTGGACTTAAAAGCGATTCAATGGTTAGAAAACTTCTTAATGAACTTTGAAAATACAGTAATCGTTGTATCCCATGACCGTCACTTCTTAAATAAAGTTTGTACGCACATGGCTGATCTTGATTTCGGTAAAATTCAACTTTATGTTGGTAACTATGACTTCTGGTATGAGTCAAGCCAATTAGCTTTAAAATTAACGCAAGATGCTAATAAGAAAAAAGAAGAGAAAGTAAAAGAGTTACAAAACTTCATTGCGCGCTTTAGCTCAAACGCATCTAAAGCGAAACAAGCAACTTCTCGTAAAAAATTATTAGATAAAATTACATTAGATGATATTAGACCATCATCACGTCGTTATCCATTCGTTGGCTTTACACCTGAGCGTGAAATCGGAAATGACTTATTAACTGTTGAAGGTCTTTCTAAAACAATTGATGGTGAAAAAGTGTTAGATAATGTGTACTTCACTTTAAATAAAGGTGATAAAGTTGCATTTATCGGTCGTAACGATATTGCGATGACAACATTATTTAAAATTCTTATGGGTGAAATGGAGCCAGATAGCGGTTCATTCAAATGGGGTGTTACAACTTCTCAATCTTACTTCCCAAGAGATAACTCTAAATACTTTGAGAACAGTGACTCCAACTTAGTTGATTGGTTACGCCAATTCTCTCCACAAGATGAGTCAGAAAGCTTCTTACGTGGTTTCTTAGGGCGTATGTTATTCTCAGGTGAAGAAGTTAAGAAGAACGTTTCTGTATTATCTGGAGGCGAAAAAGTTCGTTGTATGCTATCTAAAATGATGTTAAGTGGTGCGAACGTAATCACACTTGACGATCCAACGAACCATTTAGACCTTGAGTCTATCACAGCATTAAACAACGGTTTAATCGCATTCAAAGGTACGATGTTATTCACATCTCATGACCATCAGTTCGTACAAACAATTGCAAACCGCATTATCGAAGTAACGCCAAACGGTGTAGTCGATAAAGAGGCTACTTACGATGAGTTCTTAGAAAATGAAGAACTTCAAAAGCAAGTAGATGCAATGTACAAAGGTCAATAA
- a CDS encoding stress protein, translating to MFIIGALCLSHISLTACSNNNAKTPTESKQEKKESKVTFDSIITEFKNAGLQAENPTDPPQNEFGNLRKEGKRIVVPALGEDKGGRLFQITKKEDLEKVKKYYDELGNSAPMLFSHTHAKGTFLLQMNGDMKDEEFAKYKDVMDKFIK from the coding sequence ATATTTATCATTGGGGCATTATGTTTATCTCATATTTCCTTAACTGCATGTAGTAATAACAATGCAAAAACACCTACTGAATCAAAACAAGAGAAAAAAGAATCGAAAGTTACTTTCGATTCCATTATTACTGAGTTTAAAAACGCTGGCCTCCAAGCAGAAAATCCAACCGATCCACCGCAAAACGAATTCGGCAATCTTCGAAAAGAAGGAAAACGTATTGTCGTACCAGCTCTTGGTGAAGATAAGGGCGGTCGTTTATTCCAAATTACAAAGAAAGAAGATCTAGAAAAAGTTAAGAAATATTACGATGAATTAGGAAATTCTGCTCCTATGTTATTCTCTCATACACACGCAAAAGGCACTTTTCTTTTACAAATGAATGGTGATATGAAAGATGAAGAGTTTGCAAAATATAAAGATGTGATGGACAAATTTATTAAATAA